A window from Labrus mixtus chromosome 14, fLabMix1.1, whole genome shotgun sequence encodes these proteins:
- the rnf167 gene encoding E3 ubiquitin-protein ligase RNF167 codes for MVRGGLWCDGAQWSVLIAVFCTILVPSPTHAYIYAHYSNMTSMLFEDLPALFGAQLPKDGLMGVLVVSNPLNGCSIIDPPPPLPPSHDANTTKFMVLIRRFDCNFDIKVLHAQQAGYSAAIIHNMYSDTLLNMNYSNDTIAEEIEISSVFTSYYASQILRNFIIPEQGAYVILKPEFAFPLSYYLIPFTGVIGMIILVMCVVLMIRCVQYRKRLRKNRLSKEQLKRIPTHKFRKGDDYDVCAICLDDYEEGDKLRVLPCSHAYHCKCVDPWLTQTKKTCPVCKQRVTRNKTEQSESDSEEESGGRREEEGTEGDGDSERTPLLRPSNPGSPSGSLGAYSATTITTAQCLASPVRCDSPLLDYEGYHSPLEDTDSEIEGAGGDGHHTDDDTAQLIGRDSVEV; via the exons ATGGTTCGGGGTGGTCTGTGGTGCGATGGAGCTCAATGGAGCGTCCTTATTGCGGTTTTCTGCACCATACTTGTCCCGTCACCCACTCATGCCTATATCTACGCT cattatAGCAACATGACATCCATGTTGTTCGAGGACCTCCCTGCCTTGTTTGGAGCTCAACTTCCTAAAGACGGACTGATG GGGGTTTTGGTGGTTTCCAATCCACTTAATGGCTGTTCAATAATCGACCCACCTCCTCCACTGCCGCCATCTCATGATGCCAACACGACCAAATTCATGGTTCTCATCAGACGCTTTGATTGCAATTTTGATATTAAG gtcTTGCACGCTCAGCAAGCTGGATACAGTGCGGCAATAATTCACAACATGTACTCAGACACTCTGCTCAATATGAACTACAGCAATG acaCTATTGCAGAGGAGATCGAGATATCCTCTGTGTTTACCAGCTACTATGCTTCCCAAATTCTCAGGAATTTCATAATTCCAGAGCAGGG gGCTTATGTGATCCTCAAGCCAGAGTTTGCTTTCCCACTCTCATACTACCTGATTCCCTTCACTGGAGTCATTGGCATGATCATTCTTGTAATGTGTGTTGTCTTG ATGATACGATGTGTACAGTACAGAAAACGGCTGAGGAAAAATCGTTTGTCCAAAGAACAACTGAAGCGCATCCCGACCCACAAGTTCCGTAAAG GAGACGATTATGATGTGTGTGCTATCTGTCTGGATGACTATGAGGAGGGAGACAAGCTGCGAGTGTTACCTTGTTCACACG ccTACCACTGTAAGTGCGTGGACCCGTGGCTCACACAGACCAAGAAGACGTGTCCCGTGTGCAAACAACGAGTCACCCGGAACAAAACGGAGCAATCGGAATCCGATTCCGAGGAGGAAAGCGGAGGACGCCGAGAGGAAGAAGGGACAGAGGGCGACGGAGACTCGGAGCGCACTCCTCTGCTTCGGCCCTCCAACCCCGGGTCCCCCTCGGGGAGCCTGGGAGCTTATtcagccaccaccatcaccactgCCCAGTGCCTCGCCTCACCTGTACGCTGCGACTCCCCCCTCCTGGATTACGAAGGCTACCACTCCCCGCTGGAGGACACGGACTCAGAAATCGAGGGTGCCGGGGGAGATGGGCACCACACCGACGATGACACCGCACAGCTGATTGGTAGGGATAGTGTGGAGGTCTGA
- the LOC132988864 gene encoding serrate RNA effector molecule homolog isoform X2: MGDSDDEYDRRRRDKFRRERSDYDRSREREERRRDDWNDREWDRGRERRNRGEYRDYDRGRRERFSPPRHDMSPQQKRMRRDWDDHGGDPYRGGYDVGYGGAGGPSYGPPQHWGHPDMHLMQPHHGIPIQARLGNIHDMDLGPPPPIMKTFKEFLLSLDDSVDETEAVKRYNEYKIDFRRQQMQDFFLAHKDEEWFRSKYHPDEASRLKAEAQSALHNRLNVFMFLIENSWFDNVSLDIEQTPAIIKVLDAAVIKMEGGTDHDLRILDLPAEEEEEREKSASVSGGGDPPKREDVKTSDGDRKPSVEKDKNEKEESNCASPEKAAAAEEGEDVKEEAEKEDAKDQLPEPKKPRRKRKRSGDSDDEGSASESDSDSDSDSNSNCSDKPVKKEEVEDKDEEEEEEEEEGEEETPKENAEEDKKEEKKPKDDSPRPRPLHRTCSLFMRSIAPTISKAEIIALCRRYPGFLRVCLSDPHPERRFFRRCWVTFDRSVNIKEVCWNLQNIRLRDCELAPGVNRDLARRVRNVNGITQHKQVLRNDIKLAAKLIHALDEKGDLWSNKEEGQSAERPAQNPILKNITDYLIEEVSAEEEELLGSGSGMESEESVKEGNPAETTVERDDKLAKVLDRLLLYLRIVHSIDYYNTCEYPSEDEMPNRCGMIHVRGPIPPNRIAHGEVQQWQKMVEEKLSPLFSLKEILSEDEAAKMGRKDPEEEVEKFVSANTQELGKDKWLCPLSGKKFKGPEFVRKHILNKHGDKIEEVKKEVSFFNNFLMDAKRPSLPEIKLPPLPGPGLLSPNMPFPPQGPQGPMGFGQPRPPLMGYGGGPPYPPNQYGGGGRGNYDNFRGQGGYLGKPRNIR; this comes from the exons ATGGGGGACAGCGACGATGAGTACGATCGCAGGAGAAGAGACAAGTTTCGTCGGGAGAGGAGTGACTATGATcggtccagagagagagaggagcgacGCAGAGATGACTGGAACGACAG GGAGTGGGACAGAGGTAGGGAACGTCGTAATCGCGGAGAGTATCGGGATTATGACCGAGGTCGTAGAGAGAGATTCAGCCCGCCCAGACACGACATGAGTCCACAACAGAAACGCATGAGAAGAGACTG GGATGACCACGGTGGAGACCCGTATCGTGGGGGATACGACGTGGGTTATGGTGGTGCTGGAGGACCAAGTTATGGTCCACCACAGCACTGGGGCCATCCTGACATGCACCTCATGCAGCCTCATCATGGTATCCCCATTCAGGCAAG GCTGGGCAACATCCATGACATGGATCTAGGCCCTCCACCTCCCATAATGAAGACCTTTAAGGAGTTCCTACTGTCACTGGACGATTCTGTGGACGAGACCGAGGCTGTGAAACGCTACAACGAGTACAAGATCGACTTCCGCCGTCAGCAGATGCAGGACTTCTTTTTGGCTCATAAAGATGAGGAGTG GTTCAGGTCCAAGTATCACCCAGACGAGGCCAGCAGGCTGAAGGCAGAGGCTCAGAGCGCCCTGCACAACCGGCTCAATGTCTTCATGTTCCTGATCGAGAACAGCTGGTTTGATAATGTCTCCCTGGACATCGAACAGACCCCGGCCATCATCAAGGTTCTGGACGCAG CTGTGATAAAGATGGAGGGAGGTACTGATCATGACCTTCGCATCTTGGACCTGCcagctgaagaggaggaagagagggagaagtcCGCATCAGTTTCAGGGGGCGGTGACCCTCCCAAGAGAGAAGACGTGAAAACCTCGGACGGAGACCGTAAACCTTCTGTGGAGAAAGACAAGAACGAGAAG GAGGAGAGCAACTGTGCCAGCCCAGAgaaagctgctgcagcagaggagggggaggatgtGAAGGAAGAGGCGGAGAAAGAAGATGCCAAAGACCAATTGCCTGAACCCAAAAAA ccgagaagaaagaggaagcgCAGTGGAGACAGTGACGATGAAGGCAGCGCCTCCGAGAGCGACTCTGACTCGGATTCAGACTCTAACTCGAACTGCTCCGATAAACCTGTGAAGAAGGAAGAGGTGGAAGacaaggatgaggaggaggaggaggaggaggaagaaggcgAAG AAGAGACACCAAAGGAGAATGCCGAAGAggacaagaaagaagaaaagaagcccAAAGACGACTCTCCCAGACCGCGGCCTCTGCACAGGACCTGCTCCCTGTTCATGAGGAGCATCGCCCCCACCATTTCCAAGGCTGAGATAATAGCT CTGTGCCGGCGGTACCCTGGCTTTCTGCGTGTTTGCTTGTCTGACCCCCATCCAGAGCGCAG GTTTTTCAGACGTTGCTGGGTGACGTTCGACCGCAGCGTTAACATCAAAGAGGTTTGCTGGAACCTTCAGAATATTCGA CTGAGAGACTGTGAACTAGCACCCGGGGTGAACAGGGACCTGGCCCGCAGGGTGCGTAACGTTAACGGCATCACTCAGCACAAGCAGGTGCTCCGCAATGACATCAAGCTGGCTGCCAAGCTCATCCATGCCCTGGATGAGAAAGGAGACCTGTGGAGCAACAAGGAGGAGGGGCAGAGTGCAGAG cggCCAGCTCAGAACCCCATCCTGAAGAATATCACAGATTACCTGATAGAGGAGGTGAGcgccgaggaggaggagctgcttgGTTCTGGGAGCGGGATGGAATCTGAGGAGAGCGTCAAGGAGGGAAACCCTGCTGAGACCACGGTGGAGAGGGACGACAAGCTAGCCAAG GTTTTGGATCGGCTGCTCTTGTATCTGCGAATTGTGCATTCAATTGACTACTACAACACCTGTGAATACCCCAGTGAGGATGAAATGCCAAATCGCTGCGGCATGATCCATGTTCGTGGACCCATCCCTCCCAACCGCATCGCACATGGAGAAG TTCAACAGTGGCAGAAGATGGTAGAGGAGAAGCTGAGTCCTTTGTTTAGCTTAAAAGAAATCCTGTCCGAAGACGAGGCGGCCAAGATGGGCCGCAAAGACCccgaggaggaggtggagaagttTGTGTCTGCAAACACTCAAGAGCTGGGAAAGGACAAGTGGCTGTGCCCGCTGAGTGGAAAGAAATTTAAG GGTCCAGAGTTTGTACGGAAGCACATCCTGAACAAACACGGGGACAAAATTgaagaagttaaaaaagaagTGTCGTTCTTCAACAATTTCCTGATGGACGCAAAGAGGCCGTCTCTGCCAGAGATCaaacttcctcctcttccaggCCCAG GTTTGCTTTCTCCCAACATGCCGTTTCCTCCTCAAGGTCCTCAGGGTCCAATGGGCTTTGGGCAACCTCGCCCCCCGCTGATGGGCTACGGAG GTGGTCCCCCTTACCCACCTAACCAATATGGTGGAGGGGGAAGAGGTAACTATGACAACTTCCGGGGACAGGGTGGCTACCTGGGGAAGCCACGCAACATCAGGTGA
- the LOC132988864 gene encoding serrate RNA effector molecule homolog isoform X1, producing the protein MGDSDDEYDRRRRDKFRRERSDYDRSREREERRRDDWNDREWDRGRERRNRGEYRDYDRGRRERFSPPRHDMSPQQKRMRRDWDDHGGDPYRGGYDVGYGGAGGPSYGPPQHWGHPDMHLMQPHHGIPIQARLGNIHDMDLGPPPPIMKTFKEFLLSLDDSVDETEAVKRYNEYKIDFRRQQMQDFFLAHKDEEWFRSKYHPDEASRLKAEAQSALHNRLNVFMFLIENSWFDNVSLDIEQTPAIIKVLDAAVIKMEGGTDHDLRILDLPAEEEEEREKSASVSGGGDPPKREDVKTSDGDRKPSVEKDKNEKEESNCASPEKAAAAEEGEDVKEEAEKEDAKDQLPEPKKPRRKRKRSGDSDDEGSASESDSDSDSDSNSNCSDKPVKKEEVEDKDEEEEEEEEEGEEETPKENAEEDKKEEKKPKDDSPRPRPLHRTCSLFMRSIAPTISKAEIIALCRRYPGFLRVCLSDPHPERRFFRRCWVTFDRSVNIKEVCWNLQNIRLRDCELAPGVNRDLARRVRNVNGITQHKQVLRNDIKLAAKLIHALDEKGDLWSNKEEGQSAERPAQNPILKNITDYLIEEVSAEEEELLGSGSGMESEESVKEGNPAETTVERDDKLAKVLDRLLLYLRIVHSIDYYNTCEYPSEDEMPNRCGMIHVRGPIPPNRIAHGEVQQWQKMVEEKLSPLFSLKEILSEDEAAKMGRKDPEEEVEKFVSANTQELGKDKWLCPLSGKKFKGPEFVRKHILNKHGDKIEEVKKEVSFFNNFLMDAKRPSLPEIKLPPLPGPGLLSPNMPFPPQGPQGPMGFGQPRPPLMGYGGGPPYPPNQYGGGGRGNYDNFRGQGGYLGKPRNIRMSRGDPRNIIEYRDLDAPDDMDFF; encoded by the exons ATGGGGGACAGCGACGATGAGTACGATCGCAGGAGAAGAGACAAGTTTCGTCGGGAGAGGAGTGACTATGATcggtccagagagagagaggagcgacGCAGAGATGACTGGAACGACAG GGAGTGGGACAGAGGTAGGGAACGTCGTAATCGCGGAGAGTATCGGGATTATGACCGAGGTCGTAGAGAGAGATTCAGCCCGCCCAGACACGACATGAGTCCACAACAGAAACGCATGAGAAGAGACTG GGATGACCACGGTGGAGACCCGTATCGTGGGGGATACGACGTGGGTTATGGTGGTGCTGGAGGACCAAGTTATGGTCCACCACAGCACTGGGGCCATCCTGACATGCACCTCATGCAGCCTCATCATGGTATCCCCATTCAGGCAAG GCTGGGCAACATCCATGACATGGATCTAGGCCCTCCACCTCCCATAATGAAGACCTTTAAGGAGTTCCTACTGTCACTGGACGATTCTGTGGACGAGACCGAGGCTGTGAAACGCTACAACGAGTACAAGATCGACTTCCGCCGTCAGCAGATGCAGGACTTCTTTTTGGCTCATAAAGATGAGGAGTG GTTCAGGTCCAAGTATCACCCAGACGAGGCCAGCAGGCTGAAGGCAGAGGCTCAGAGCGCCCTGCACAACCGGCTCAATGTCTTCATGTTCCTGATCGAGAACAGCTGGTTTGATAATGTCTCCCTGGACATCGAACAGACCCCGGCCATCATCAAGGTTCTGGACGCAG CTGTGATAAAGATGGAGGGAGGTACTGATCATGACCTTCGCATCTTGGACCTGCcagctgaagaggaggaagagagggagaagtcCGCATCAGTTTCAGGGGGCGGTGACCCTCCCAAGAGAGAAGACGTGAAAACCTCGGACGGAGACCGTAAACCTTCTGTGGAGAAAGACAAGAACGAGAAG GAGGAGAGCAACTGTGCCAGCCCAGAgaaagctgctgcagcagaggagggggaggatgtGAAGGAAGAGGCGGAGAAAGAAGATGCCAAAGACCAATTGCCTGAACCCAAAAAA ccgagaagaaagaggaagcgCAGTGGAGACAGTGACGATGAAGGCAGCGCCTCCGAGAGCGACTCTGACTCGGATTCAGACTCTAACTCGAACTGCTCCGATAAACCTGTGAAGAAGGAAGAGGTGGAAGacaaggatgaggaggaggaggaggaggaggaagaaggcgAAG AAGAGACACCAAAGGAGAATGCCGAAGAggacaagaaagaagaaaagaagcccAAAGACGACTCTCCCAGACCGCGGCCTCTGCACAGGACCTGCTCCCTGTTCATGAGGAGCATCGCCCCCACCATTTCCAAGGCTGAGATAATAGCT CTGTGCCGGCGGTACCCTGGCTTTCTGCGTGTTTGCTTGTCTGACCCCCATCCAGAGCGCAG GTTTTTCAGACGTTGCTGGGTGACGTTCGACCGCAGCGTTAACATCAAAGAGGTTTGCTGGAACCTTCAGAATATTCGA CTGAGAGACTGTGAACTAGCACCCGGGGTGAACAGGGACCTGGCCCGCAGGGTGCGTAACGTTAACGGCATCACTCAGCACAAGCAGGTGCTCCGCAATGACATCAAGCTGGCTGCCAAGCTCATCCATGCCCTGGATGAGAAAGGAGACCTGTGGAGCAACAAGGAGGAGGGGCAGAGTGCAGAG cggCCAGCTCAGAACCCCATCCTGAAGAATATCACAGATTACCTGATAGAGGAGGTGAGcgccgaggaggaggagctgcttgGTTCTGGGAGCGGGATGGAATCTGAGGAGAGCGTCAAGGAGGGAAACCCTGCTGAGACCACGGTGGAGAGGGACGACAAGCTAGCCAAG GTTTTGGATCGGCTGCTCTTGTATCTGCGAATTGTGCATTCAATTGACTACTACAACACCTGTGAATACCCCAGTGAGGATGAAATGCCAAATCGCTGCGGCATGATCCATGTTCGTGGACCCATCCCTCCCAACCGCATCGCACATGGAGAAG TTCAACAGTGGCAGAAGATGGTAGAGGAGAAGCTGAGTCCTTTGTTTAGCTTAAAAGAAATCCTGTCCGAAGACGAGGCGGCCAAGATGGGCCGCAAAGACCccgaggaggaggtggagaagttTGTGTCTGCAAACACTCAAGAGCTGGGAAAGGACAAGTGGCTGTGCCCGCTGAGTGGAAAGAAATTTAAG GGTCCAGAGTTTGTACGGAAGCACATCCTGAACAAACACGGGGACAAAATTgaagaagttaaaaaagaagTGTCGTTCTTCAACAATTTCCTGATGGACGCAAAGAGGCCGTCTCTGCCAGAGATCaaacttcctcctcttccaggCCCAG GTTTGCTTTCTCCCAACATGCCGTTTCCTCCTCAAGGTCCTCAGGGTCCAATGGGCTTTGGGCAACCTCGCCCCCCGCTGATGGGCTACGGAG GTGGTCCCCCTTACCCACCTAACCAATATGGTGGAGGGGGAAGAGGTAACTATGACAACTTCCGGGGACAGGGTGGCTACCTGGGGAAGCCACGCAACATCAG AATGTCACGAGGCGACCCCCGTAACATCATCGAATATCGAGACCTGGATGCACCAGATGACATGGACTTCTTCTAA
- the LOC132988864 gene encoding serrate RNA effector molecule homolog isoform X4, with translation MRSDTIGVKWSAVSQKRPPLCIYMLINWQSERFRSKYHPDEASRLKAEAQSALHNRLNVFMFLIENSWFDNVSLDIEQTPAIIKVLDAAVIKMEGGTDHDLRILDLPAEEEEEREKSASVSGGGDPPKREDVKTSDGDRKPSVEKDKNEKEESNCASPEKAAAAEEGEDVKEEAEKEDAKDQLPEPKKPRRKRKRSGDSDDEGSASESDSDSDSDSNSNCSDKPVKKEEVEDKDEEEEEEEEEGEEETPKENAEEDKKEEKKPKDDSPRPRPLHRTCSLFMRSIAPTISKAEIIALCRRYPGFLRVCLSDPHPERRFFRRCWVTFDRSVNIKEVCWNLQNIRLRDCELAPGVNRDLARRVRNVNGITQHKQVLRNDIKLAAKLIHALDEKGDLWSNKEEGQSAERPAQNPILKNITDYLIEEVSAEEEELLGSGSGMESEESVKEGNPAETTVERDDKLAKVLDRLLLYLRIVHSIDYYNTCEYPSEDEMPNRCGMIHVRGPIPPNRIAHGEVQQWQKMVEEKLSPLFSLKEILSEDEAAKMGRKDPEEEVEKFVSANTQELGKDKWLCPLSGKKFKGPEFVRKHILNKHGDKIEEVKKEVSFFNNFLMDAKRPSLPEIKLPPLPGPGLLSPNMPFPPQGPQGPMGFGQPRPPLMGYGGGPPYPPNQYGGGGRGNYDNFRGQGGYLGKPRNIRMSRGDPRNIIEYRDLDAPDDMDFF, from the exons ATGAGGAGTG ACACCATTGGGGTGAAGTGGAGCGCAGTTTCACAGAAGAGACCCCCTCTCTGTATTTATATGTTAATAAACTGGCAGAGCGAAAG GTTCAGGTCCAAGTATCACCCAGACGAGGCCAGCAGGCTGAAGGCAGAGGCTCAGAGCGCCCTGCACAACCGGCTCAATGTCTTCATGTTCCTGATCGAGAACAGCTGGTTTGATAATGTCTCCCTGGACATCGAACAGACCCCGGCCATCATCAAGGTTCTGGACGCAG CTGTGATAAAGATGGAGGGAGGTACTGATCATGACCTTCGCATCTTGGACCTGCcagctgaagaggaggaagagagggagaagtcCGCATCAGTTTCAGGGGGCGGTGACCCTCCCAAGAGAGAAGACGTGAAAACCTCGGACGGAGACCGTAAACCTTCTGTGGAGAAAGACAAGAACGAGAAG GAGGAGAGCAACTGTGCCAGCCCAGAgaaagctgctgcagcagaggagggggaggatgtGAAGGAAGAGGCGGAGAAAGAAGATGCCAAAGACCAATTGCCTGAACCCAAAAAA ccgagaagaaagaggaagcgCAGTGGAGACAGTGACGATGAAGGCAGCGCCTCCGAGAGCGACTCTGACTCGGATTCAGACTCTAACTCGAACTGCTCCGATAAACCTGTGAAGAAGGAAGAGGTGGAAGacaaggatgaggaggaggaggaggaggaggaagaaggcgAAG AAGAGACACCAAAGGAGAATGCCGAAGAggacaagaaagaagaaaagaagcccAAAGACGACTCTCCCAGACCGCGGCCTCTGCACAGGACCTGCTCCCTGTTCATGAGGAGCATCGCCCCCACCATTTCCAAGGCTGAGATAATAGCT CTGTGCCGGCGGTACCCTGGCTTTCTGCGTGTTTGCTTGTCTGACCCCCATCCAGAGCGCAG GTTTTTCAGACGTTGCTGGGTGACGTTCGACCGCAGCGTTAACATCAAAGAGGTTTGCTGGAACCTTCAGAATATTCGA CTGAGAGACTGTGAACTAGCACCCGGGGTGAACAGGGACCTGGCCCGCAGGGTGCGTAACGTTAACGGCATCACTCAGCACAAGCAGGTGCTCCGCAATGACATCAAGCTGGCTGCCAAGCTCATCCATGCCCTGGATGAGAAAGGAGACCTGTGGAGCAACAAGGAGGAGGGGCAGAGTGCAGAG cggCCAGCTCAGAACCCCATCCTGAAGAATATCACAGATTACCTGATAGAGGAGGTGAGcgccgaggaggaggagctgcttgGTTCTGGGAGCGGGATGGAATCTGAGGAGAGCGTCAAGGAGGGAAACCCTGCTGAGACCACGGTGGAGAGGGACGACAAGCTAGCCAAG GTTTTGGATCGGCTGCTCTTGTATCTGCGAATTGTGCATTCAATTGACTACTACAACACCTGTGAATACCCCAGTGAGGATGAAATGCCAAATCGCTGCGGCATGATCCATGTTCGTGGACCCATCCCTCCCAACCGCATCGCACATGGAGAAG TTCAACAGTGGCAGAAGATGGTAGAGGAGAAGCTGAGTCCTTTGTTTAGCTTAAAAGAAATCCTGTCCGAAGACGAGGCGGCCAAGATGGGCCGCAAAGACCccgaggaggaggtggagaagttTGTGTCTGCAAACACTCAAGAGCTGGGAAAGGACAAGTGGCTGTGCCCGCTGAGTGGAAAGAAATTTAAG GGTCCAGAGTTTGTACGGAAGCACATCCTGAACAAACACGGGGACAAAATTgaagaagttaaaaaagaagTGTCGTTCTTCAACAATTTCCTGATGGACGCAAAGAGGCCGTCTCTGCCAGAGATCaaacttcctcctcttccaggCCCAG GTTTGCTTTCTCCCAACATGCCGTTTCCTCCTCAAGGTCCTCAGGGTCCAATGGGCTTTGGGCAACCTCGCCCCCCGCTGATGGGCTACGGAG GTGGTCCCCCTTACCCACCTAACCAATATGGTGGAGGGGGAAGAGGTAACTATGACAACTTCCGGGGACAGGGTGGCTACCTGGGGAAGCCACGCAACATCAG AATGTCACGAGGCGACCCCCGTAACATCATCGAATATCGAGACCTGGATGCACCAGATGACATGGACTTCTTCTAA
- the LOC132988864 gene encoding serrate RNA effector molecule homolog isoform X3 translates to MLFSTPFSFYIRIKSNPKTEFVCTDTIGVKWSAVSQKRPPLCIYMLINWQSERFRSKYHPDEASRLKAEAQSALHNRLNVFMFLIENSWFDNVSLDIEQTPAIIKVLDAAVIKMEGGTDHDLRILDLPAEEEEEREKSASVSGGGDPPKREDVKTSDGDRKPSVEKDKNEKEESNCASPEKAAAAEEGEDVKEEAEKEDAKDQLPEPKKPRRKRKRSGDSDDEGSASESDSDSDSDSNSNCSDKPVKKEEVEDKDEEEEEEEEEGEEETPKENAEEDKKEEKKPKDDSPRPRPLHRTCSLFMRSIAPTISKAEIIALCRRYPGFLRVCLSDPHPERRFFRRCWVTFDRSVNIKEVCWNLQNIRLRDCELAPGVNRDLARRVRNVNGITQHKQVLRNDIKLAAKLIHALDEKGDLWSNKEEGQSAERPAQNPILKNITDYLIEEVSAEEEELLGSGSGMESEESVKEGNPAETTVERDDKLAKVLDRLLLYLRIVHSIDYYNTCEYPSEDEMPNRCGMIHVRGPIPPNRIAHGEVQQWQKMVEEKLSPLFSLKEILSEDEAAKMGRKDPEEEVEKFVSANTQELGKDKWLCPLSGKKFKGPEFVRKHILNKHGDKIEEVKKEVSFFNNFLMDAKRPSLPEIKLPPLPGPGLLSPNMPFPPQGPQGPMGFGQPRPPLMGYGGGPPYPPNQYGGGGRGNYDNFRGQGGYLGKPRNIRMSRGDPRNIIEYRDLDAPDDMDFF, encoded by the exons atgcttttttctacaccattttctttttatattcgGATCAAATCGAATCCCAAAACCGAATTTGTGTGTACAGACACCATTGGGGTGAAGTGGAGCGCAGTTTCACAGAAGAGACCCCCTCTCTGTATTTATATGTTAATAAACTGGCAGAGCGAAAG GTTCAGGTCCAAGTATCACCCAGACGAGGCCAGCAGGCTGAAGGCAGAGGCTCAGAGCGCCCTGCACAACCGGCTCAATGTCTTCATGTTCCTGATCGAGAACAGCTGGTTTGATAATGTCTCCCTGGACATCGAACAGACCCCGGCCATCATCAAGGTTCTGGACGCAG CTGTGATAAAGATGGAGGGAGGTACTGATCATGACCTTCGCATCTTGGACCTGCcagctgaagaggaggaagagagggagaagtcCGCATCAGTTTCAGGGGGCGGTGACCCTCCCAAGAGAGAAGACGTGAAAACCTCGGACGGAGACCGTAAACCTTCTGTGGAGAAAGACAAGAACGAGAAG GAGGAGAGCAACTGTGCCAGCCCAGAgaaagctgctgcagcagaggagggggaggatgtGAAGGAAGAGGCGGAGAAAGAAGATGCCAAAGACCAATTGCCTGAACCCAAAAAA ccgagaagaaagaggaagcgCAGTGGAGACAGTGACGATGAAGGCAGCGCCTCCGAGAGCGACTCTGACTCGGATTCAGACTCTAACTCGAACTGCTCCGATAAACCTGTGAAGAAGGAAGAGGTGGAAGacaaggatgaggaggaggaggaggaggaggaagaaggcgAAG AAGAGACACCAAAGGAGAATGCCGAAGAggacaagaaagaagaaaagaagcccAAAGACGACTCTCCCAGACCGCGGCCTCTGCACAGGACCTGCTCCCTGTTCATGAGGAGCATCGCCCCCACCATTTCCAAGGCTGAGATAATAGCT CTGTGCCGGCGGTACCCTGGCTTTCTGCGTGTTTGCTTGTCTGACCCCCATCCAGAGCGCAG GTTTTTCAGACGTTGCTGGGTGACGTTCGACCGCAGCGTTAACATCAAAGAGGTTTGCTGGAACCTTCAGAATATTCGA CTGAGAGACTGTGAACTAGCACCCGGGGTGAACAGGGACCTGGCCCGCAGGGTGCGTAACGTTAACGGCATCACTCAGCACAAGCAGGTGCTCCGCAATGACATCAAGCTGGCTGCCAAGCTCATCCATGCCCTGGATGAGAAAGGAGACCTGTGGAGCAACAAGGAGGAGGGGCAGAGTGCAGAG cggCCAGCTCAGAACCCCATCCTGAAGAATATCACAGATTACCTGATAGAGGAGGTGAGcgccgaggaggaggagctgcttgGTTCTGGGAGCGGGATGGAATCTGAGGAGAGCGTCAAGGAGGGAAACCCTGCTGAGACCACGGTGGAGAGGGACGACAAGCTAGCCAAG GTTTTGGATCGGCTGCTCTTGTATCTGCGAATTGTGCATTCAATTGACTACTACAACACCTGTGAATACCCCAGTGAGGATGAAATGCCAAATCGCTGCGGCATGATCCATGTTCGTGGACCCATCCCTCCCAACCGCATCGCACATGGAGAAG TTCAACAGTGGCAGAAGATGGTAGAGGAGAAGCTGAGTCCTTTGTTTAGCTTAAAAGAAATCCTGTCCGAAGACGAGGCGGCCAAGATGGGCCGCAAAGACCccgaggaggaggtggagaagttTGTGTCTGCAAACACTCAAGAGCTGGGAAAGGACAAGTGGCTGTGCCCGCTGAGTGGAAAGAAATTTAAG GGTCCAGAGTTTGTACGGAAGCACATCCTGAACAAACACGGGGACAAAATTgaagaagttaaaaaagaagTGTCGTTCTTCAACAATTTCCTGATGGACGCAAAGAGGCCGTCTCTGCCAGAGATCaaacttcctcctcttccaggCCCAG GTTTGCTTTCTCCCAACATGCCGTTTCCTCCTCAAGGTCCTCAGGGTCCAATGGGCTTTGGGCAACCTCGCCCCCCGCTGATGGGCTACGGAG GTGGTCCCCCTTACCCACCTAACCAATATGGTGGAGGGGGAAGAGGTAACTATGACAACTTCCGGGGACAGGGTGGCTACCTGGGGAAGCCACGCAACATCAG AATGTCACGAGGCGACCCCCGTAACATCATCGAATATCGAGACCTGGATGCACCAGATGACATGGACTTCTTCTAA